Proteins encoded in a region of the Loxodonta africana isolate mLoxAfr1 chromosome 22, mLoxAfr1.hap2, whole genome shotgun sequence genome:
- the SACM1L gene encoding phosphatidylinositol-3-phosphatase SAC1, with protein MLHLTDIQLQDNKTFLAMINHVLNVDGFYFSTSYDLTHTLQRLSNTSPEFQEMSLLERADQRFVWNGHLLRELSAQPEVHRFALPVLHGFITMHSCSINGKYFDWILISRRSCFRAGVRYYVRGIDSEGHAANFVETEQIVHYNGNRASFVQTRGSIPVFWSQRPNLKYKPQPQINKVANHLDGFQRHFDSQVIIYGKQVILNLVNQKGSEKPLEQTFATMVSSLGSGMIRYIAFDFHKECKNMRWDRLSILLDKVAEVQDELSYFLVDSAGKVVTNQEGVFRSNCMDCLDRTNVIQSLLARRSLQAQLQRLGVLHVGQKLEEQDEFEKIYKNAWADNANACAKQYAGTGALKTDFTRTGKRTQLGLLMDGWNSLVRYYKNNFSDGFRQDSIDLFLGNYSVDELESHSPLSVPKDWKFLALPIIMVVAFSMCIICLLMAGDTWTETLAYVLFWAVASIGTFFIILYNGKDFVDAPRLVQKEKID; from the exons TTACAAGATAATAAAACTTTCCTAGCAATGATAAACCATGTCTTGAATGTGGATGGATTTTACTTTTCAACATCATATGATTTGACCCATACATTGCAGCGGCTGTCCAACACTAGTCCAGAATTCCAAGAAATGAGTCTTTTGGAAAGG GCAGATCAGAGGTTTGTATGGAATGGTCATCTTCTAAGAGAACTTTCTGCTCAGCCAGAG GTTCATCGGTTTGCCCTGCCAGTGCTGCATGGCT TTATTACTATGCACTCGTGTTCTATCAATGGAAAATACTTTGATTGGATTCTCATCTCAAGAAGGAGTTGTTTCAGAGCTGGTGTGCGCTACTATGTGAGAG GGATTGATTCCGAAGGCCACGCAGCGAACTTTGTAGAAACAGAGCAGATCGTGCACTACAATGGGAACAGGGCTTCCTTTGTGCAG aCGCGAGGATCAATACCAGTTTTCTGGTCCCAAAGACCAAACCTCAAGTACAAACCACAGCCCCAGATCAACAAAGTAGCAAATCAT tTGGACGGTTTCCAAAGGCATTTTGATTCACAAGTGATTATTTATGGAAAGCAAGTTATACTCAACCTG GTTAACCAGAAGGGCTCAGAGAAGCCTCTTGAACAGACGTTTGCAACAATGGTGTCTTCCTTGGGAAGTGGAATGATCAG ATACATTGCCTTTGACTTCCATAAGGAATGTAAAAATATGAGATGGGATCGACTAAGTATTTTGCTGGATAAGGTAGCAGAAGTGCAGGATGAATTAAG TTATTTTCTAGTGGACTCTGCTGGCAAGGTGGTGACCAACCAGGAAGGCGTGTTCCGCAGCAATTGCATGGATTGTCTAGATAGGACCAATGTGATCCAGAGCTTGTTAGCTCGCCGTTCACTTCAGGCCCAGCTTCAG AGACTAGGAGTTTTGCATGTGGGACAAAAGCTTGAAGAGCAAGATGAATTTGAGAAGATTTACAAAAATG CCTGGGCTGACAATGCGAATGCTTGTGCCAAACAGTATGCGGGAACTGGTGCCTTGAAGACTGACTTTACCAG AACTGGGAAGAGAACTCAGTTGGGACTTTTAATGGATGGCTGGAACTCACTAGTACGGTATTACAAGAACAACTTTTCTGATGGATTTCGACAA GATTCCATAGACTTATTTCTTGGGAACTATTCCGTGGATGAATTAGAATCTCATAGTCCTTTAAGTGTTCCAAAGGATTGGAAATTCCTGGCT tTGCCTATCATTATGGTTGTTGCCTTTTCAATGTGCATTATCTGTTTGCTCATGGCTG GTGACACGTGGACAGAAACACTGGCCTATGTGCTCTTCTGGGCAGTTGCAAGCATTGGAACATTTTTCATTATCCTTTACAATGGCAAAGATTTTGTCGATGCTCCCAGATTGGTCCAGAAAGAAAAGATAGACTGA